DNA from Macadamia integrifolia cultivar HAES 741 chromosome 12, SCU_Mint_v3, whole genome shotgun sequence:
gattttttttttttaatttaactgAAAAAGGGTAGCACCCTTGTTTTTACATCGGGAGTTAAGAAAAACGTGAAAGAGATGGATGGTCTATGGAATAAGTGACACACGCATGTGATACATGGCCTAAGATTTCCTTAATGAGAAGCACATGGTATCACATGACCTGAGCCTTTCGTGGATGCGTCATATCAGGACCCTGCGGCCCTGCCTAGTGCATATCCACATTCCACACGCCTTGTTTGGGTACACTTCCCCCTACTCACACCGCCATATGCGGCAACGATTATGACCACACGTGCGTCTTAGGTTGTCGGTCATTGGCACTACAGAAGAGGAGGTTCATCTGCGCCCGACTATCAATCTCTGCATCCAGCGACAAGGTCGCTCTAGTCCCTGGATGGATGACTTCAAGAGAGAGATTCGACCACCTACGCTTGCATTTATGGATCTGGCTATAGAAAAAGCAAAACTTGCCTCGGAACAGTTTTCAAAGTACCAGTAGGCTGTGTTATGGTCGAGAATGGAGTGGCCATTGCCTCAGGAAGAAACCGTACTACTGAAACCAGAAATTCTACCAGACATGCAGAGATGGAAGCCATCGATGATGTCCTTCAACGGTGCCAAACTCTTGTTGGGCTTTCCAAATCAGAATTGGTTGGAAAGTTTTCAAGAAGAGATCTTTCCGTTACATGTGAATCCTGTATAATGTGTGCAAACAGGGTTATCAATACTTGGAATCAAGACAGTATCTTATGGCTGCTCTAATGATAAATTTGGTGGTTATGGATCAATCTTGTCATTGCATTCAAATAGCTCAGATGAGTTCTTCAACAGTGGGTGGATGTCCATTGGGCAAGTTTAAATGTATTGGGGGAGTTATGGCTTTAGAAGCCATCTCTCTTTTTCGAAGCTTCTACCAGAATGGGAATCCCAATGCCCCAAAATCTCATCGACCTGTTTAACCATTGGAGACTATTTAAACCTGTTTCCAAtatattcaattcaatttcacTTCAAAACGTAATGCCATGTtatttgattttcaattttcagtTCTGTTGGAGGCAACTGATAGAGCAAGTGAAGTGTGAAAGATGCCTTGTTAATAATCTCATTGAATCCACTCTACTATATTATAAACTGGGTACCGATCTTTTTCCATCTCCTATCAATGAATTGTATGATTCTACAGAGAACCCCCTCCTCCCCTGTCCCTGCCATCTAAATATGATGTTTCtataaattctaaaaaaaattataatttctatAATCCCCTTATTCTAATGTTTCCCACTATATGTTCCTTCTCATTTACTGTAGTATTGCTGACTAATTAGTCTTTCCACTGACTGGCTTGTCCATTGGGGTTCTGTACCTGGGTTGAATCTATGCTTGGATCAACGTTGCAAGGATAGCATctgtttgttgttgtttatgTCAGCCTGCATCAAGTAGAGAAGCAATGTATTGGTTACATGAAAATGAACAATGTGGTGCAAAAAGAAAATGTACATTAATTAGCTAATATCACCCCAAACATGATAACTTGAGTCAAATTACATCAACTTGGTTCACAGTTCAAACACCACAGATTTCTGGACCAATACTCTTTCACAAAGTTTTTGAGGTAATGCTTAACCAATTAAAGGCTTGATAAGGTATGCTTTCACTCTagataagaaggaaaaatgaaatggatGGAGTATCACACAGAGAGCATATTGGGGGTCCTATTGGAATCATTTCCCCAAAGGAattagaagaaacaagagagaTCGAGCCAACAGGGCGATAAACACTAGGAGAAAGTGAGTGATTTATGCTTTGATGAATGCAGACAAATAAAAAGCAAGATTGGGACTTCGGCACACAGGCAAAAAACGTATGGGAAAAGACTCTCCGCACATGGGGGTGGTATGGGAAGAGAGACTCTGAACATGGGGTGTTTCCACAATTCcttaaagattttttattatttttttcttcttataaaaataaataaaaaaatcttccaCATCGGCATAGGAAACAATATCATGTTCGGAGAACCCTTTCCCCGAAAGTATTTAGAGATCAGTGAAATTTTTTCCCAGAGAAATGGTATTCATATAGGTAGCATATTTGGTAAGGTAGCATTGAAATTGGTGAACAACAATttgcaaggtctcatcaggTAGTTGGCCTTAAAAACACAAAGCAGCAGCAAAATAATCAGGAAGTTCGAATTATCACTTAACCAActtatcattttctattttctaattttgGAGAACTTAATCTAACCAATGTCATTCAAAAACAAGcttttacatatatataaatatatatatatatatatatacattttttttttaaNNNNNNNNNNNNNNNNNNNNGTTCTGTACCTGGGTTGAATCTATGCTTGGATCAACGTTGCAAGGATAGCATctgtttgttgttgtttatgTCAGCCTGCATCAAGAAGAGAAGCAATGTATCGGTTACATGAAAATGAACAATATGGTGCAAAAGGAAAATGTACATTAATTAGCTAATATCACCCCAAACATGATAACTTGAGTCAAATTACATCAActtggttcaaagttcaaacaccACAGATTTCTGGACCAATACTCTTTCACAAAGTTTTTGAGGTAATGCTTAACCAATTAAAGGCTTGATAAGGTATGCTTTCACTCTagataagaaggaaaaatgaaatggatGGAGTATCACACAGAGAGCATATTGGGGGTCCTATTGGAATCATTTCCCCAAAGGAattagaagaaacaagagagaTCGAGCCAACAGGGCGATAAACACTAGGAGAAAGTGAGTGATTTATGCTTTGATGAATGCAGACAAATAAAAAGCAAGATTGGGACTTCGGCACACAGGCAAAAAACGTATGGGAAAAGACTCTCCGCACATGGGGGTGGTATGGGAAGAGAGACTCTGAACatgggatcaaaatcctctgtttttccttattttgctacctgcagaactcgacacgtggacaataaggagatcaacggtcaagattgggtgaggattattacatccggtgcgttggtcttaaagttgtccacgtgtcgcattctacaggtagcaaaacaaggaaaaacagggatgagaaaaacagaggattattttccctgAACATGGGGTGTTTCCACAATTCcttaaagattttttattatttttttcttctaataaaaataaataaaaaaatcttccaCATAGGCATAGGAAACAATATCATGTTTGGAGAACCTTTCCCCGAAAGTATTTAGAGATCAGTGAAATTTTTTCCCAGAGAAATGGTATTCATATAGGTAGCATATTTGGTAAGGTAGCATTGAAATTGGTGAACAACAATttgcaaggtctcatcaggTAGTTGGCCTTAAAAACACAAAGCAGCAGCAAAATAATCAGGAAGCTGGAATTATCACTTAACCAActtatcattttctattttctaattttgGAGAACTTAATCTAACCAATTTCATTCAAAAACAAGcttttacatatatataaatatatatatatatatatacatatttttttttccagcataAAAAATCAGTACCGTTAGAAGCATAACAAAAATGGGTGGGTCATTCTCTCTGTAACTATGGTTGTTTACACAAAGTTTGTCACCATACTGAATGGAGAATATTTATCTTTCCTATAAAAGATTGGGAGTAGAGCCACAGGTCTAAAGGGCATACTTTAGCTAGTTCAAAGAAGAGAATAATTAGTTAAGGAAAGGAGAggacatgagagagagagagagagagggtggtgCCCAGGAGTTGAGATCCCTCCCTTCCACTATAGTACATTTTAGGTGGGAACACATGTACCATTTATTGTCAGTTAAAGGATGAAGAgtttataaaaacaaaaaggaacaAGTGTTGGCAAATGAAGTGTACGTGGTGCCCGATTTATCAAAATTAGGGGGTGGTCAAATCAAGGCTctataatttaaataaataattttttttgggtaaaaaaatacccaaaaaaaaaatttagttccTATAATATGGTAAAGTAAAAGAATTGAATGTTTCACCTTAAGAGTTCCTCTTCAAAATTCTTTTATGAGAAATTCCTCTTCAAATTAGGAAACATGAGTTGCCACTAACACTTCAGCTGCTCTGGATCTCTCCGCTCCTCACTTGGCTGATTACAGAACTAATAGGCTCCCTCAATCCCAGATTAAAAATGCTGTGAAAAGGATAAGGAAAGCTGATAAAGATGCCACCTGCATGGTTGGATAGGACAGGAAGAGGATACCATTAGATATACTGTTTCAATTTCTTTGCCTTGCTCAAAGATGAAACTACCATAAGTATTAATTATAACAACCCCAATTGGCCTTCCTAACAAATAATCCTAACGAGTTATATCACTTTTCaaggaaatttgagaaaacacAAGATATCAAAGAGCTTCTCTACGTGTACTCTGTTTCTTACCTTAATACCAGAAGCAGAAGCAAAAACCATAGTCGAAGTCGGAAGATTAGCCTCCTGCAAACCAATGTTATAAACCGCAGAACCATTGGGATAGTACAACCCATAGTTCCTCTCTGACGTTGGCCCAGGTTTAAGATTCTCATTAAAGAGTGCGAAAACATAAACGTCGATCGGAGTTGATGGTCTCATTGGAGTACCTTGCTTCTCCTCTATTCTCTGCAACAAATTCCCATTATAAAGCCCTGCATTCTCTGGGGTAGCCCCAGGTTCATCAGAGTCCCCTTGAGATGGCCAACCTGTCTCAGAAATTTTAACTTCAATATCAGTATGCCCCATCGCTTTCATTGCCGAATAAACAGCATCAATTTGAGCATACAACATGTTATCGTAATTCAGATTCGTATTCTGATCAGTCGCCCCTGAATTAGCTTCAAAAAGAACATACTGTAATGAAACCCCACTTGGATCAGCTTTATAGGCAAAATAGGGATAGGCATTTATAAGGAAAGGAGAATTAGTCTGAGAATGGAAATTGAGAATGGGTTGGATGTATTGTGCAAGATCTTGCCGGAATCTACCAGAAGAAGGAGGGAAGGAGCTTGCTAGGATGGCTAATGAGTGGGCAGAGGAGACATTCACTTGACCATTTAGTCCAAGGGAAACAAGACCATTATAGATGTTCTGCATAGCTGGGAGGAGATAAGACATTAGCTGGGTATCGTTACCAGCAAAGATTTCATTTCCAACAGTAATGGAGGTGATCTTGGTCTGTGGAACATAGGGTTGGACATGTTGTTGCAACCAGGCCTTAGCTTGATTGGGGTCATTCATGGTTTGAAGAAATTCATTTCCTACTGTTACGATGAACTCGACATTAGAATTGGAGAAGGCCTGCAGGACATTTGGATCAGCATCATAAAGTTTTACTCTGTTAACATTGATAGATTCAAGGAGGACGGCAACTCGTGAAGGAGATGGGAGATTGTTGGCAATCTGGCCATAGTTGATCCCAACTGTAACGCTGAGGATCTGAACAACTAAACCTGAAAATGAAAGATGAGAATAAAGTCAGAAACTACtgccaaaaaaacaaagaattccATTGACTGCTAGTACAGGAAGATCAGAGGTTCAGAGTTCTATCGACAGTACAGTACATCAAAGAAAGCAGAGAGACGACACTAAATTTGTATCAAAATTCTGGAGAAATTTGACAAGATATAAATGTAGAATCGCAGATCAGATTGAGGAGAAAAGATCCCAATGAAagatttagaaatatttttaagTTAAATAATGAGTTTTTCTTTCTGAAAAGATGAAACCAAGTAAGAACAGGGGACATGCAGAAAGctaattttcatcatttttctgAGAAAATGAATACCAGTAATCTCCATAGAGTTTGCAAATAATGTTCGGATTCAAAGCTCAGAGAGAATTAAACCAGTTGACATCTTTGAACTTTCACATTTTGATACGTTTAACACATCAAAACTCATTGAAACCCAGAGAAAGATTTTAAACCCTATTCGCATTCCGAGAAAAAATAGCAGGAGAATGCCTAATCAATAACCAAATTACGAAAACGAATTCAAAAGAGAAACTATAGAAAGTTAAAATAGAACTTAAGAATTAAAGCTTCGAACTAACAACATTTCAATGAAATCTCAATGAAACGGTAGAAGAAACGAACGAACAACAGACAATTTCTTATGAGAACAACAATTTCAGTTCTTAATTTgcagaaagaaataagaaaacgCCATTGATCCAAAGCTCCATTGTGGATCaatggagaagagagagtgaCAGGAATGCTGAATGAAGTAAGACTCGGACCTGACAGGATCTGAAACAGGAAAAGCGAGCGAAAACGGAGGGAAACCGCCATGGCTCACTGATCCGTCCTCTCCTTTCCACTCCAGTCTCCTCACGAGTCCTGCGTGTCCAACTCCAACTCTCCGCCTAAATCACAGTGACGGAATGCTGGAGCTGCGGGGGAATATATTACGTTCGTGGTTGATTGCTCCATCCCTGTTCACTGACACGTGTCTTTGTAGCTCCCAATTACCACTGGTCCCACCTACCCACTAAAAAcactttttttactttattaccCTCATGTTCTACGTTAATTTACAGACTAAAATATACTGGCTGGGTACTTGGGTAATATCCAAACCCGAAAAGTTGAAGTTAAAATATCCATGGCTCCATGTGAAGAGTTtaaatttttctaattttcgTTTATCTTAATCTTAAGTATACTAAACAATCACCCAATAAGGTGGtaaaaaataatctttttgATTATGTTTTGTTGCAAAGAAAgcgaagtaaaattttcaaattaaaaaaaaaaaaaaatctacaatcaatacctcgttctgactttgatcAACTTGCCTACATAGCAAGATCAAGGGCTAAGTGACTAGATAAGATCATTGCTTGAAGAGTTTCATTGCCAAATTTATCTCTGAATTGGATGAGATTGTATAGAACAacatgaaatttaataatcaaatattaaATGATTTGCGATTAGTGATATAGTcagataatgattacaaaagttttcattttaagtttgaaaatttcacttctctttcctCTAATTCTCCTTATAAANNNNNNNNNNNNNNNNNNNNNNNNNNNNNNNNNNNNNNNNNNNNNNNNNNNNNNNNNNNNNNNNNNNNNNNNNNNNNNNNNNNNNNNNNNNNNNNNNNNNNNNNNNNNNNNNNNNNNNNNNNNNNNNNNNNNNNNNNNNNNNNNNNNNNNNNNNNNNNNNNNNNNNNNNNNNNNNNNNNNNNNNNNNNNNNNNNNNNNNNNNNNNNNNNNNNNNNNNNNNNNNNNNNNNNNNNNNNNNNNNNNNNNNNNNNNNNNNNNNNNNNNNNNNNNNNNNNNNNNNNNNNNNNNNNNNNNNNNNNNNNNNNNNNNNNNNNNNNNNNNNNNNNNNNNNNNNNNNNNNNNNNNNNNNNNNNNNNNNNNNNNNNNNNNNNNNNNNNNNNNNNNNNNNNNNNNNNNNNNNNNNNNNNNNNNNNNNNNNNNNNNNNNNNNNNNNNNNNNNNNNNNNNNNNNNNNNNNNNNNNNNNNNNNNNNNNNNNNNNNNNNNNNNNNNNNNNNNNNNNNNNNNNNNNNNNNNNNNNNNNNNNNNNNNNNNNNNNNNNNNNNNNNNNNNNNNNNNNNNNNNNNNNNNNNNNNNNNNNNNNNNNNNNNNNNNNNNNNNNNNNNNNNNNNNNNNNNNNNNNNNNNNNNNNNNNNNNNNNNNNNNNNNNNNNNNNNNNNNNNNNNNNNNNNNNNNNNNNNNNNNNNNNNNNNNNNNNNNNNNNNNNNNNNNNNNNNNNNNNNNNNNNNNNNNNNNNNNNNNNNNNNNNNNNNNNNNNNNNNNNNNNNNNNNNNNNNNNNNNNNNNNNNNNNNNNNNNNNNNNNNNNNNNNNNNNNNNNNNNNNNNNNNNNNNNNNNNNNNNNNNNNNNNNNNNNNNNNNNNNNNNNNNNNNNNNNNNNNNNNNNNNNNNNNNNNNNNNNNNNNNNNNNNNNNNNNNNNNNNNNNNNNNNNNNNNNNNNNNNNNNNNNNNNNNNNNNNNNNNNNNNNNNNNNNNNNNNNNNNNNNNNNNNNNNNNNNNNNNNNNNNNNNNNNNNNNNNNNNNNNNNNNNNNNNNNNNNNNNNNNNNNNNNNNNNNNNNNNNNNNNNNNNNNNNNNNNNNNNNNNNNNNNNNNNNNNNNNNNNNNNNNNNNNNNNNNNNNNNNNNNNNNNNNNNNNNNNNNNNNNNNNNNNNNNNNNNNNNNNNNNNNNNNNNNNNNNNNNNNNNNNNNNNNNNNNNNNNNNNNNNNNNNNNNNNNNNNNNNNNNNNNNNNNNNNNNNNNNGTGAAGTGAGATGAATTTAAGGAAAAGTAACTTCACTTTTCAATTAGATGTTTGTTTGGGCTTTGCATATTTGTTGTCTTTTTTAACTTTTTGATGTTTTCAATCACTTCATTGCTCCTCAAATAGGATCCTTAATGATCTATTTAGAGAATAAATTAAGCCCATAAATTTATATAATTGGTTTTGATCCTTAATAAATCTTTCAAAAGTGGGAGATGGATTACATTGGTTATTGTTCTAATATTCTCTCTTTCAAACATGTCTGACAACCAAATCAAAGTGTCAACCATTCTATTGGTTACCTCCTGCAGGGAATACGATTCCACTTTAGTGGTTAGTGTGTGGGGACTAGGCCTAACCCTGGTAGGTAGTTCAACGGTTGAAAAGatactcatatatatatatatatatatatatataagaagagaaaaaaaattaaaagatatgTATAAATTAGGCTTTACCCTAAGTATGACTTTGAATGGATCTCCGATTGGATGAAAATATTTATGTAATCAATTCCATTTTGATGAGATTTTACTGATTTATTGTGTTATattctttgtacttttcttTCACTGTTTTTTATTGGAATCATGTAATCAACCCCATTTAGTAATCCCATTTAATtgagataaaaaagaaagaaaaaataaaatctcatgattttttccattttccttttcaaatgcATCATAAGTGAGAAGATAAGAAAACGATCTCTCTGTAAATCCATCCATGTCTATGGTTGTATCCTAGCTCTTTATGCCACTATTTATACCACTTGGAAGGATAATTGAGATGTTTTCACCGTTTGATTGGCTAAATGTTAATTTTGGGAGTTCAAGTCAACAATGGATATTATCATGTTGTAGAACTTTTCCTTGTATTTTTGAACCGTAAaaatgttttgaattttttgattttctatttttttttttccttttcgaaTCTTTAGTTCTTTGTGTGGTGTGATATAAGCTTTTGCTGATCACAAGGTTTCAGTGCCAACTGAACATCAATTTGGTTCAACATAGCCTACGTCAACAACTTTTAGAGAAATATCTATTCTAacccaaataaaagaaaaacttgaGGTCTCTCCCCTATacaaaaatatgagagagagagagagagagagggggtatTACAAACAAAGTTGTTTACATCTCCCtgtattttcttaaatttttcaGGGGGAATGGCTTATTGTTTCCAATTTTTCCTTCTAAGAACTTGAGATTCTCCTCTCCCAAATGCAATACAAATGAAAACGACAAAAGAGATATTTCCTACTCTGGGAAAGAATGCTTTATATCTAGATGAAAATAATTTCCGAGATAGCATTTTTCTTATCCATGGTAGAAAAAACTTGCTCTATAACTAGAATAACCTTATTTTTGGTACATCGTAGAATAGGCTGGGCTATATAATGTCACTCAGGGTTGGTTTTGGAACCTTTGGATGCTTATATCTCAAGCTCCTTATATTTAAGTCCAATGATTCAAAAGCTACTTTCCCACATATTTTGCATACTTTAACATGGTAAGAAAATCAGGGACAATATTGGCCGGTATGGACTAACTCcattgtaaataaataaataaataatcccaACAAAAAGGCAAATGTGCTTATTTCTATACCAAATTTTGGTGTAACAAAATAATGTTTCATTCGAACATACCAATAATATTCAGATCTTACAACCACTTTTTTGGATTTCCCCTCTAGGGGTACTTTGGTCATATTTAtagaggatatatatatatatatatatatatttcatgtgTTCTTTGATTGTTATATGATTCTCATATCTTTTATTCATCTTTTGATATGCCATATGATATTGATTCATGATCTTCTTGCAAGACAATGTGTTTATCTGTTGATATAATATATGATTATGGTCTATGAATTCATGTTATTATGCTATATTGGCATTACATATTTCTCCGTACTTTTATGATAAGAGATTCATGTTTCTTCTAATGTTCATGTTTATTCTCATgatagattagggtttttctttctttttaaagtatgtgATTAGAGTGTTTCATACATGTCTTGCGTGTTTTCTATGTTGTTTCATTGTTTTCATCGTTAAAGTAGGGTATTTTGACAATTTCTAGGGTCTAGTCATGATACTCACGTTCTGATCTTCATTCATGTTTTCATCCTTGATCTAGTTTAGAATGGACTGCCTATTTTAAGAGAATTTTAGGAATTTTCTAGGCGTATTTTAACCATAGGggcattttgataattttcacTATATTTTATTGTACATGAATTTCTATGTTTATGTCATCATACTTTCATCATCATGATTAGGATTTTCATAATCTTGTCTAATCATTTAGTACCATTAT
Protein-coding regions in this window:
- the LOC122058167 gene encoding glucan endo-1,3-beta-glucosidase 14-like: MAVSLRFRSLFLFQILSGLVVQILSVTVGINYGQIANNLPSPSRVAVLLESINVNRVKLYDADPNVLQAFSNSNVEFIVTVGNEFLQTMNDPNQAKAWLQQHVQPYVPQTKITSITVGNEIFAGNDTQLMSYLLPAMQNIYNGLVSLGLNGQVNVSSAHSLAILASSFPPSSGRFRQDLAQYIQPILNFHSQTNSPFLINAYPYFAYKADPSGVSLQYVLFEANSGATDQNTNLNYDNMLYAQIDAVYSAMKAMGHTDIEVKISETGWPSQGDSDEPGATPENAGLYNGNLLQRIEEKQGTPMRPSTPIDVYVFALFNENLKPGPTSERNYGLYYPNGSAVYNIGLQEANLPTSTMVFASASGIKVASLSAFLILFTAFLIWD